One genomic window of Rhizomicrobium sp. includes the following:
- a CDS encoding ISAs1 family transposase: MNRFVEIFELLPDPRAANSRHDLSEVLFIAFLATLCGATSCVDMEDFGQAKEGLLRRFLMLKHGIPSHDTFSAVFRMIDPKPFETLFRTFMAEFAAAAGLGRTKGVVAVDGKALRRAYAAGHSHMPKAMVSLWGAQTRMTLASTLAKGGNEADAALELIGLVALKGCIVTADALHCHREMGRRIVAQKGDYVLAVKANQPGLLADAKALIAARHTGGAETRDARHGRKETRHAVVAAAKNMAVKHDFPGLKAVARIESRRGTDEPAERYFLMSQPFTADQVLNIVRAHWGIENTLHWTLDVVLDEDLARNRKDNGPENLARLRRLALNVARAHPDTKTSMRLKLKRAGWNEDFLFELLTYMR, from the coding sequence CTGAACCGCTTTGTAGAGATTTTCGAGCTTTTGCCCGATCCGCGCGCGGCGAACAGCCGGCACGATCTGTCGGAAGTGCTGTTCATCGCTTTTTTGGCGACACTTTGCGGCGCGACGAGTTGCGTCGATATGGAGGATTTCGGTCAGGCCAAGGAGGGATTGCTGCGGCGCTTCTTGATGCTCAAGCACGGCATCCCGAGCCACGACACGTTCAGCGCGGTGTTCCGGATGATCGACCCCAAGCCGTTCGAGACGCTGTTCCGAACGTTCATGGCGGAGTTCGCGGCGGCTGCCGGGCTTGGCCGGACCAAGGGGGTCGTGGCGGTGGACGGCAAGGCGCTCAGACGCGCTTATGCGGCGGGCCACAGCCATATGCCCAAGGCGATGGTGAGCCTTTGGGGAGCGCAGACCCGCATGACGCTGGCCAGCACGCTGGCCAAGGGCGGCAACGAGGCGGATGCGGCGCTCGAGTTGATCGGACTGGTCGCGCTCAAGGGCTGCATCGTTACAGCCGACGCGCTTCACTGCCATCGCGAGATGGGCAGGCGCATCGTGGCGCAGAAGGGCGACTATGTGCTGGCGGTCAAGGCCAACCAGCCCGGTCTTCTGGCCGACGCCAAGGCGCTCATCGCGGCACGGCACACCGGCGGCGCCGAGACGAGGGACGCCCGTCACGGCCGCAAGGAGACCCGGCACGCCGTCGTCGCCGCTGCCAAGAACATGGCGGTCAAACACGACTTCCCGGGCCTCAAGGCCGTTGCCAGGATCGAAAGCCGGCGCGGCACGGACGAGCCCGCCGAGCGCTACTTCCTCATGTCCCAGCCCTTCACGGCCGACCAGGTGCTGAATATCGTGCGAGCCCATTGGGGCATCGAGAACACCCTGCACTGGACCCTCGACGTCGTCCTGGACGAAGACCTGGCCCGCAATCGCAAGGACAACGGGCCCGAAAACCTCGCACGTCTCAGAAGACTGGCCCTCAACGTCGCAAGAGCCCATCCCGATACCAAGACTTCCATGCGCCTCAAGCTCAAACGCGCAGGATGGAACGAAGACTTCCTCTTCGAACTCCTCACCTATATGCGATAG
- a CDS encoding NADH:flavin oxidoreductase, giving the protein MSGTEILFRPFTLKSLSLPNRIVMAPMTRSKSPEQIPNDQVVAYYKARAAGGTGLILTEGTAPEHPAATNDVNVPNFYGEAALAGWAKVVKAVKAAGGHIMPQLWHQGIVRHPGTGPNPAAPSMSPSGLAKKDKKVGEPMTDKDIADVIAGYVKSAGYAKALGFDGVELHGAHGYLIDQFFWEDTNQRTDRYGGSIAARTTFACEITRAVRAAVGPDFPILLRFSQWKQQDFAARLARTPQELETFLKPLADAGVDIFHCSTRRFWEAEFPETGSDMNLAGWAKKLTGLPTISVGSVSLNTDFITAFRQAGAEISGIDRLIEMMERGDFDLIAVGRALIVNPDWARQIHDGHLDRLKPYSPEALATLA; this is encoded by the coding sequence ATGTCCGGCACCGAAATTCTCTTCCGTCCGTTCACGCTGAAATCGCTGTCGCTTCCCAACCGCATCGTCATGGCGCCCATGACGCGCTCCAAATCGCCGGAGCAGATTCCGAACGACCAAGTCGTCGCCTATTACAAGGCGCGCGCCGCCGGCGGCACCGGCCTGATCCTGACCGAGGGCACCGCGCCGGAACATCCCGCCGCCACCAACGACGTCAACGTGCCGAACTTCTATGGCGAAGCGGCGCTCGCCGGCTGGGCGAAGGTGGTCAAGGCGGTGAAGGCGGCCGGCGGCCATATCATGCCGCAGCTCTGGCACCAGGGCATCGTGCGCCATCCCGGCACCGGTCCCAACCCGGCGGCGCCGAGCATGAGCCCGTCCGGCCTCGCCAAAAAGGACAAGAAGGTCGGCGAGCCGATGACCGACAAGGACATCGCCGACGTCATCGCCGGCTATGTCAAAAGCGCCGGCTACGCCAAGGCGCTGGGCTTCGACGGCGTCGAACTGCACGGCGCCCACGGCTATCTGATCGACCAGTTCTTCTGGGAGGACACCAACCAGCGCACCGACCGCTATGGCGGCTCGATCGCGGCGCGCACGACCTTCGCCTGCGAGATCACCCGCGCGGTGCGCGCCGCGGTGGGACCGGACTTCCCGATCCTGCTGCGCTTCTCGCAATGGAAGCAGCAGGATTTCGCCGCCCGCCTTGCCCGCACGCCGCAGGAACTCGAAACCTTCCTGAAGCCGCTGGCCGATGCCGGCGTCGACATCTTCCACTGCTCGACGCGGCGCTTCTGGGAGGCGGAATTCCCCGAGACCGGGTCGGACATGAACCTCGCCGGCTGGGCCAAGAAGTTGACCGGCCTGCCGACGATCTCGGTCGGCTCGGTCAGTCTCAACACCGATTTCATCACCGCCTTCCGCCAGGCGGGCGCCGAGATTTCCGGCATCGACCGGCTGATCGAGATGATGGAGCGCGGCGATTTCGACCTGATCGCGGTCGGCCGCGCCCTGATCGTCAATCCCGATTGGGCGAGGCAGATCCATGACGGCCATCTGGACCGGCTGAAGCCCTACAGCCCGGAAGCGCTGGCGACGCTGGCATGA